In a genomic window of [Empedobacter] haloabium:
- a CDS encoding DUF3224 domain-containing protein: MTSSSATGTFAIAYIPAGVWAGMDETCARMTFRKTYAGALAGTSDGTMLTAGDPATGNAGYVAMERFTGTLAGRSGSFVLQHAGMMRDRHDALHVLVTPGSGTGELAGIAGTMAIAADSGGSRYTFDFTLTAYSA; this comes from the coding sequence ATGACATCTTCCAGCGCGACAGGGACCTTCGCTATCGCCTATATCCCGGCCGGCGTGTGGGCCGGCATGGACGAAACGTGCGCCCGCATGACCTTCAGGAAGACTTACGCCGGTGCGCTCGCGGGAACGAGCGACGGCACCATGCTGACGGCCGGCGACCCGGCCACGGGCAATGCAGGCTACGTGGCCATGGAGCGCTTTACGGGGACGCTGGCGGGACGCTCCGGCAGCTTCGTGCTGCAGCACGCCGGCATGATGCGGGACCGGCACGATGCGTTGCACGTGCTCGTCACGCCGGGCTCCGGCACGGGAGAACTGGCCGGCATCGCCGGCACCATGGCGATCGCGGCGGACAGCGGCGGCAGCCGTTACACGTTCGACTTTACGCTGACGGCCTACAGCGCGTAG
- a CDS encoding ABC transporter ATP-binding protein yields MLELRDVRAGYGAINVLWDVSLRCAAGRLTTIVGPNGAGKTTLLRALLGLVPVSQGEIRLDGQRIDGTPTWRMADAGVAMVPEGRMIFQAMTVEENLVMGAYAKPHRPHVRERLAAAYAMFPRLAERRRQAAGSLSGGEAQMVALARALMANPRILVIDEPSLGLAPIVVAELFEVLARLKAEGRTIVLVEQNTAQAVAIADHVCLLQGGRVVLSQPAGEVRLEELHALYFGR; encoded by the coding sequence ATGCTTGAACTGCGCGACGTGCGCGCCGGCTATGGCGCCATCAACGTGTTGTGGGACGTGTCGCTGCGCTGCGCGGCCGGGCGCCTGACGACGATCGTCGGCCCGAACGGCGCCGGCAAGACCACGCTGCTGCGCGCCCTGCTGGGCCTCGTGCCCGTCAGCCAGGGCGAAATCCGGCTGGATGGCCAGCGTATCGACGGCACGCCGACCTGGCGCATGGCCGATGCCGGCGTGGCGATGGTGCCGGAGGGCCGCATGATCTTCCAGGCCATGACGGTGGAGGAAAACCTCGTCATGGGCGCCTACGCCAAGCCCCACCGCCCGCACGTGCGGGAGCGGCTGGCCGCCGCCTACGCCATGTTCCCGCGCCTGGCCGAGCGGCGCCGCCAGGCGGCCGGCTCGCTATCCGGCGGCGAGGCGCAAATGGTGGCGCTGGCGCGCGCGCTGATGGCCAACCCGCGCATCCTCGTCATCGACGAGCCTTCGCTGGGGCTGGCCCCGATCGTCGTCGCCGAGCTGTTCGAGGTGCTGGCGCGGCTCAAGGCCGAGGGACGCACCATCGTGCTGGTCGAGCAGAATACCGCGCAGGCGGTGGCGATCGCCGATCATGTGTGCCTGCTGCAGGGTGGACGCGTGGTGTTGTCGCAGCCGGCTGGGGAGGTGCGGTTGGAGGAGCTGCATGCTTTGTATTTCGGGCGGTAG
- a CDS encoding helix-turn-helix domain-containing protein translates to MEKNDKPHSTPKGVVDPAGAARRISLRQHAPTPALAHCIEYFWIVTWDLRGQPAQTQRVLPYPNVHLAFEAGQSALHGVVLGPFDKTVAGQGRVLGVRLRPGGARAFVAGDSAALTGRVLPACELMGETAAALEGAVADIRGDAALVAAAQALLAPHVHTLALDPRAALAERAVLAAQAERGPVSVAALAQAVGLDERALQRLFRTYVGVPPKWVIQRFRLQEAAARLARPGPVDLALLAQELGFFDQAHLTRGFTALVGRSPLEYWKSQQAR, encoded by the coding sequence TTGGAAAAAAACGACAAGCCGCACAGCACGCCGAAGGGCGTGGTGGACCCCGCGGGCGCTGCCCGCCGTATCAGCCTGCGCCAGCATGCGCCCACGCCGGCGCTGGCGCACTGCATCGAATACTTCTGGATCGTCACATGGGACCTGCGCGGCCAGCCGGCGCAGACGCAGCGCGTGCTGCCGTACCCGAACGTGCACCTGGCTTTCGAGGCCGGCCAGTCGGCATTGCACGGCGTGGTACTGGGACCGTTCGACAAGACGGTGGCAGGGCAGGGCCGCGTGCTGGGTGTGCGCCTGCGCCCGGGCGGCGCGCGGGCGTTCGTGGCGGGCGACAGTGCCGCGCTCACGGGGCGGGTGCTGCCCGCGTGCGAGCTGATGGGCGAGACGGCGGCCGCGCTGGAGGGCGCGGTGGCGGACATACGCGGCGATGCCGCGCTGGTCGCCGCCGCACAGGCGCTGCTGGCGCCGCATGTGCACACGCTGGCGCTCGACCCGCGCGCAGCCCTGGCCGAACGTGCCGTGCTGGCGGCCCAGGCCGAACGCGGTCCTGTCAGCGTGGCGGCGCTGGCGCAAGCGGTGGGCCTGGACGAGCGCGCGCTGCAGCGCCTGTTCCGCACCTATGTCGGCGTGCCGCCGAAGTGGGTGATCCAGCGCTTTCGCTTGCAAGAGGCGGCGGCGCGGCTGGCGCGCCCCGGGCCGGTCGACCTGGCGCTGCTGGCCCAGGAGCTGGGCTTCTTCGACCAGGCCCACCTGACGCGCGGCTTCACGGCGCTGGTGGGGCGCTCGCCGCTGGAGTACTGGAAAAGCCAGCAGGCGCGCTGA
- a CDS encoding ABC transporter ATP-binding protein — MLELDRVSVRFGALAAVDGVSLRVAADDVLGLVGPNGAGKTTLFNAISGLVRPAAGAIRLDGADIGRTPLFRRARLGLGRTFQIPQPLHQLTVRENLVVAQRFGTGQVDERRIAEVLDFTGLAGKAGRDAATGLALTELKALEVAKALATNPRLLLLDEVLAGLETTAKRRFMGMLRDLHVRFGVAIVIIEHDIATIASLCRRVAVLDAGRLIADGTPDEVFNDPAVRRSYLGPGGGHA; from the coding sequence ATGCTTGAACTGGACCGCGTGAGCGTGCGCTTCGGCGCGCTGGCGGCCGTCGATGGCGTCAGCCTGCGCGTGGCGGCGGACGACGTGCTGGGCCTGGTCGGCCCGAATGGCGCCGGCAAGACCACGCTGTTCAACGCCATCTCCGGCCTGGTGCGCCCGGCCGCGGGCGCCATCCGGCTGGACGGCGCCGACATCGGCCGCACCCCGCTGTTCCGGCGTGCGCGTCTCGGACTGGGCCGCACTTTCCAGATCCCGCAGCCACTGCACCAGCTGACGGTGCGCGAGAACCTGGTGGTGGCGCAGCGCTTCGGCACCGGCCAGGTGGACGAGCGCCGCATCGCCGAAGTGCTCGACTTCACGGGCCTGGCCGGCAAGGCCGGGCGCGACGCGGCCACGGGCCTGGCGCTGACGGAGCTGAAAGCACTGGAGGTGGCGAAGGCGCTCGCGACGAACCCACGCCTGCTGCTGCTGGACGAAGTGCTGGCCGGCCTGGAGACGACGGCCAAGCGCCGCTTCATGGGCATGCTGCGCGACCTGCACGTCCGCTTCGGCGTGGCCATCGTCATCATCGAGCACGACATCGCGACCATCGCCAGCCTGTGCCGCCGGGTGGCCGTGCTGGACGCGGGCCGGCTGATCGCCGACGGCACGCCGGACGAGGTGTTCAACGACCCGGCCGTGCGCCGCAGCTACCTGGGCCCCGGAGGCGGCCATGCTTGA
- a CDS encoding DUF2247 family protein: MIREAFSQILTAHMCDWGVLLLGVVGVPGTDERLDSIDVALFSKGELEVIPITHPALDVVVTLAEGTIHNKSELSAALSGLCDAENINREHSRRVWRCWLLETHLQSLDSDPVYGLLDLTEFWSQWGWPDDAPTSMKSDTVPSQSEYHSDSNYRHVIDEHVFWIEQEKAYLTSTQPRV, translated from the coding sequence ATGATACGTGAAGCTTTTTCGCAAATTCTTACAGCTCATATGTGTGACTGGGGAGTGCTACTGTTGGGGGTAGTCGGTGTTCCTGGTACAGATGAGAGGCTCGATTCAATAGACGTGGCATTATTTTCCAAAGGTGAGCTTGAAGTAATTCCGATAACACATCCTGCACTGGATGTTGTAGTAACGCTCGCGGAGGGGACGATACACAACAAGAGCGAGCTCTCAGCCGCTCTCTCAGGGTTATGCGACGCTGAAAACATTAATCGTGAGCATTCGAGGCGCGTCTGGCGGTGCTGGTTGTTGGAAACACATTTGCAATCGCTGGATTCGGATCCTGTCTACGGGTTGTTAGATTTGACGGAATTTTGGTCGCAGTGGGGGTGGCCGGACGATGCCCCTACATCGATGAAGAGCGACACTGTACCAAGCCAGAGCGAATACCATTCGGACAGCAATTACCGCCACGTAATTGATGAGCATGTGTTCTGGATTGAACAGGAAAAAGCTTATCTTACTTCGACTCAACCTCGGGTCTGA
- a CDS encoding RHS repeat-associated core domain-containing protein, with product MLLGELELDFTLPAPLPIVWQRSYSSALRKVGWLGQGWSLPVGDTLQVSADEVIVMDAFEREITFSLPRVGEAIHSPSEQITLIRTEESVFELADHDGLRTQFAILHGGGIARLTGWQDANSNHIRVEYDARQLPARIEDSAGHSLALEFGQVRGDVRLLSVTLLPASPEQAAQTLVRYEYDEQGDLRRVRNRAGDVMRQFAYRHHILVEHGQPDGIVSRYEYDIEDPSGKVLRNWTNLGQWWQFEYLPHETVVTDQLGRIEKYRFDLRGRLIAKLDAAGGGTSYKLDANGNLLQLKDPAGRTVRYRYDERSRVIRVERGDRGTGIVYDGRFDKPALITDALGNTTTLRYDALGNLTSVTNALGQRTAYQYDDRGLPVKVTDARGGVKLLDYNRAGQLISYTDCSGSTSHFSYDAEDRLVRALDPLGNASTYTYDALGRLQAVTHADGSTERYEYDRLGRLVAHIDPAGHRTAYELDRDGKPLKRIDARGGVLEYRYDTARRIAQLINENGDVHRFVYDEFDRLAEETSFDARLTRYRYDGSGLLVGKEELGCAPRTEYTPIATTYVRDGLGQLVEKEISRVTGIAQAQQLRLRFAYDALGRMTQAINADATVTMAYDALGQLTWEQTEASGTTSSLRHAYDELGNRVQTTLPDGRVLNNLYYGSGHLHQINLDGELITDIERDRAHRMISRTQGALISQFQYDPVGRLLSQSAVVPTAGEGAAPVIARKYEYDEVGNLVSIDDQRNGVTRYSYDPIGRILSAVQPNLTERFAFDPAHNLLDTTVASVGRVEGNRIRVYEDKRYDYDEHGNVVEKLIGKHTRMRFEWNAAHQMVKSIVARNSSDTARTVRYAYDPFGRRIAKKDAFGVTRFVWDGNRLLCEQRGSHARTYVYGEHEFVPLARIDSLLTEHIVIPAEVRHLHLDHHGTPRELTNSAGSIIWAASYRTWGNVVAVSDEVSSLAAAEQSDDHALAQPVRSQGQYCDAETGLHYNRFRYYDPDTGRFVSIDPIGLRGGANTYRFAQNPIGWVDPLGLAPCNGDGAASGAAKSGRLSFPATPEELTEMLGVQPKKIGVTPDGTKRVVWEPNANTRIRFESHPEGLSPGSAGYNPRHHGEHFHVEIKPDGVSWNNASKNGLITKPEPPGYRLGSGKGFLAGEEFPDYK from the coding sequence GTGCTGCTCGGTGAGCTGGAGCTCGATTTCACCTTGCCGGCGCCGCTGCCGATCGTCTGGCAGCGCAGCTACAGTTCCGCGCTGCGCAAGGTCGGCTGGCTGGGCCAGGGCTGGTCGCTGCCGGTCGGCGACACGCTGCAGGTCAGCGCCGACGAAGTCATCGTCATGGATGCGTTCGAGCGGGAGATCACGTTCTCGCTGCCGCGGGTGGGCGAGGCTATCCATTCGCCGTCCGAGCAGATCACGCTGATCCGCACCGAGGAATCGGTGTTCGAGCTGGCCGACCACGACGGCTTGCGCACCCAGTTCGCCATCCTGCACGGCGGCGGCATCGCCCGCCTGACGGGCTGGCAGGACGCCAACAGCAACCATATCCGCGTCGAGTACGACGCCCGCCAGCTGCCGGCCCGCATTGAGGACAGCGCGGGCCACAGCCTGGCGCTGGAATTCGGCCAGGTGCGCGGCGACGTGCGGCTGCTGTCCGTCACCCTGCTGCCCGCGTCGCCGGAGCAGGCGGCGCAAACGCTGGTGCGCTACGAATACGACGAACAGGGCGACCTGCGCCGCGTGCGCAACCGCGCCGGCGACGTGATGCGCCAGTTCGCTTATCGCCACCACATCCTGGTCGAACACGGCCAGCCGGACGGCATTGTTTCGCGCTATGAGTACGACATCGAGGACCCCAGCGGCAAGGTGCTGCGCAACTGGACCAACCTGGGCCAGTGGTGGCAGTTCGAGTACCTGCCGCACGAGACGGTGGTCACCGACCAGCTGGGCCGCATCGAAAAATACCGCTTCGACCTGCGCGGGCGCCTGATCGCAAAGCTGGATGCGGCCGGCGGCGGCACCAGCTACAAGCTCGATGCCAACGGCAACCTGCTGCAGCTGAAGGACCCGGCCGGCCGCACGGTGCGCTACCGCTACGACGAGCGCAGCCGCGTGATCCGTGTCGAACGCGGCGACCGGGGCACCGGCATCGTCTACGACGGCCGTTTCGACAAGCCGGCATTGATCACGGATGCCCTGGGCAACACGACCACCTTGCGCTATGACGCGCTGGGCAACCTGACCAGCGTGACGAACGCGCTGGGCCAGCGCACCGCGTACCAGTACGACGACCGCGGCCTGCCGGTCAAGGTGACCGACGCGCGCGGCGGCGTCAAGCTGCTGGACTACAACCGCGCCGGCCAGCTGATTTCGTACACGGACTGCTCGGGCAGCACCAGCCATTTCAGCTACGATGCCGAAGACCGGCTGGTGCGCGCGCTCGACCCGCTCGGCAACGCCAGCACATATACCTACGACGCCCTCGGCCGACTGCAGGCAGTGACGCACGCGGACGGCAGCACGGAGCGTTACGAATACGACCGGCTGGGCCGCCTCGTCGCTCACATCGACCCGGCCGGCCACCGCACGGCCTACGAACTCGATCGCGACGGCAAGCCATTAAAACGGATCGACGCGCGCGGCGGCGTGCTGGAATACCGCTACGACACGGCGCGCCGCATCGCCCAGCTGATCAACGAGAACGGCGACGTCCACCGCTTCGTCTACGACGAGTTCGATCGCCTGGCCGAGGAAACCAGCTTCGACGCGCGCCTGACACGCTACCGCTACGACGGCAGCGGCCTGCTGGTCGGCAAGGAAGAACTGGGCTGCGCGCCGCGCACCGAATACACGCCGATCGCCACGACGTATGTGCGCGACGGCCTGGGCCAGCTGGTCGAGAAGGAAATCTCGCGCGTGACCGGCATCGCCCAGGCCCAGCAACTGCGGCTGCGCTTTGCCTACGATGCGCTGGGCCGCATGACCCAGGCGATCAATGCCGACGCGACCGTCACGATGGCGTACGACGCGCTGGGCCAGCTGACCTGGGAGCAGACCGAAGCTTCCGGCACGACGTCATCGCTGCGCCACGCCTACGACGAGCTGGGCAACCGTGTGCAGACCACCCTGCCCGATGGGCGCGTCCTCAACAATCTCTATTACGGCTCGGGGCACCTGCACCAGATCAACCTGGACGGAGAACTGATCACCGATATCGAACGGGATCGGGCGCACCGGATGATCAGCCGCACGCAGGGGGCGCTGATCAGCCAGTTCCAGTACGACCCGGTGGGACGGCTGTTGTCGCAGAGCGCCGTCGTGCCGACTGCCGGCGAAGGCGCTGCTCCCGTTATCGCGCGCAAGTACGAGTACGACGAAGTCGGCAACCTGGTGTCGATCGACGACCAGCGCAATGGCGTCACGCGCTACAGCTACGATCCGATCGGGCGCATCCTGTCGGCGGTGCAGCCGAACCTCACCGAGCGCTTCGCGTTCGACCCGGCGCATAACCTGCTCGATACCACTGTCGCTTCCGTGGGGCGCGTCGAGGGCAACCGGATCCGGGTCTACGAGGACAAGCGTTACGACTACGACGAGCATGGCAATGTCGTCGAGAAGCTGATCGGCAAGCATACGCGGATGCGCTTCGAGTGGAATGCCGCGCATCAGATGGTCAAGAGCATCGTGGCGCGGAACTCGTCCGATACTGCGCGGACGGTGCGGTATGCCTATGATCCGTTCGGGCGGCGGATTGCGAAGAAGGATGCGTTTGGGGTTACGCGATTTGTTTGGGATGGGAACCGGTTGCTTTGTGAACAGCGGGGGAGTCATGCTCGGACTTATGTCTATGGCGAGCATGAGTTTGTGCCCTTGGCTCGAATAGATTCTCTGCTTACGGAACATATCGTCATACCAGCCGAAGTGCGCCATCTGCACTTGGATCACCATGGCACACCACGTGAGCTAACGAATTCGGCTGGTTCTATTATTTGGGCTGCGTCCTATCGAACATGGGGGAATGTTGTCGCAGTCTCTGATGAAGTCAGCTCGCTGGCGGCGGCTGAGCAGTCCGATGATCATGCATTAGCACAGCCAGTACGCTCCCAAGGGCAGTACTGCGATGCGGAAACCGGACTGCATTATAATCGCTTTCGGTATTATGATCCGGACACAGGCCGCTTCGTCTCCATCGATCCAATAGGTCTTCGCGGCGGCGCGAATACCTATCGGTTCGCGCAGAACCCGATTGGATGGGTTGACCCATTAGGGCTGGCCCCATGTAATGGAGATGGGGCAGCAAGCGGCGCGGCAAAGTCCGGTAGGCTGTCATTCCCTGCGACGCCAGAAGAACTTACCGAGATGCTTGGGGTGCAGCCGAAGAAAATTGGTGTCACGCCGGATGGCACGAAGAGGGTAGTGTGGGAGCCAAATGCTAACACCAGAATCCGGTTTGAGAGCCATCCTGAGGGGCTGAGCCCTGGTTCCGCTGGCTATAATCCTCGGCATCATGGTGAGCATTTTCACGTTGAAATTAAACCAGACGGCGTCTCGTGGAACAATGCTAGCAAGAACGGTTTGATTACCAAACCGGAACCACCAGGTTATAGGCTGGGCTCAGGAAAAGGATTCCTGGCCGGAGAGGAATTTCCTGACTACAAATGA